One window from the genome of Lentibacillus daqui encodes:
- a CDS encoding helix-turn-helix domain-containing protein: MSFLPDFLNIFCIGANGRERIIINLQHIGTKIKQARLRSRNTQQQVADQCGISKSLLSKIENGQTASAVATLSKISEALDVPLSWVLDGHPETDLVLLPKSKREFSVGDESMGYTYELLARSRFSNIEPTIVHVTPKDTNQRHEPYTHSQDEFIYILEGSINLLYDGEKHFMEQGDTSYFKGVKPHLFVPVDNDGAKVLTIFIDSGT; this comes from the coding sequence ATGTCATTTTTACCGGACTTTTTGAACATCTTCTGTATCGGAGCGAATGGAAGGGAGCGAATCATCATCAACCTGCAACATATCGGGACAAAAATTAAGCAAGCACGATTACGCAGTCGGAATACGCAACAGCAAGTCGCCGACCAGTGCGGGATTTCTAAAAGTTTATTATCCAAAATCGAAAATGGACAAACGGCATCCGCTGTCGCAACGTTATCAAAAATTAGTGAGGCATTGGATGTACCACTTTCCTGGGTACTTGATGGCCATCCAGAAACGGATCTTGTTCTGCTGCCGAAATCAAAGCGGGAATTCAGTGTTGGGGACGAAAGTATGGGCTACACGTATGAACTGCTGGCACGTTCACGATTTTCGAATATTGAGCCAACAATCGTGCATGTAACACCAAAGGATACCAATCAGAGACATGAACCATATACCCATTCCCAAGATGAGTTTATTTATATTTTGGAGGGATCGATAAACCTGCTTTATGATGGCGAAAAGCATTTTATGGAGCAAGGGGACACCTCTTATTTCAAGGGGGTAAAACCGCATTTATTTGTCCCGGTAGATAATGATGGGGCGAAAGTGTTAACGATTTTTATTGATAGCGGTACATAA
- a CDS encoding hydroxymethylglutaryl-CoA lyase: MVYWPSRVQIKEVGPRDGLQNEKKPVSTADKINWINMLSETGVKEIEYSSFVHPKWIPQLADAYEVGLKINRNPNVRYSALVPNMKGLELALEAGIDGASVFMSASETHNKKNINKSIAKTYPVLAEVIKEAKQEHKHVTGYVSTVFDCPFEGKITPEQVIRVCDKLFEFGVDDISLGDTIGTAVPSQVDQLLETVLRRYPQDKIIMHYHDTRGMAIANITRSLEHGITRFDSSIGGLGGCPYAPGAAGNVATNDVLYLLHGLGIDTGVDEKKLQEAAFYIQNKLGKALPSKSLTYAASQA; the protein is encoded by the coding sequence ATGGTTTATTGGCCAAGTCGTGTACAGATTAAAGAGGTTGGACCACGTGACGGTTTACAAAATGAAAAGAAACCTGTCTCAACTGCTGACAAGATAAATTGGATCAACATGTTGTCGGAAACCGGGGTGAAGGAAATTGAGTATTCATCGTTTGTTCATCCGAAGTGGATTCCGCAACTAGCGGATGCGTATGAAGTTGGTCTGAAAATAAATCGTAACCCAAATGTCCGTTATTCCGCTCTCGTTCCCAATATGAAAGGACTGGAACTCGCATTGGAAGCCGGAATTGATGGTGCATCCGTATTTATGTCGGCAAGCGAGACCCATAATAAGAAAAATATTAATAAGTCCATTGCAAAAACGTACCCGGTGTTGGCAGAAGTGATTAAAGAGGCAAAACAGGAACATAAACATGTAACCGGTTATGTTTCAACAGTGTTTGATTGTCCATTTGAAGGCAAGATCACTCCGGAGCAGGTGATTCGTGTTTGTGATAAATTATTCGAATTTGGTGTAGATGATATTTCACTTGGGGATACAATCGGTACCGCTGTCCCATCCCAGGTGGATCAGCTGCTGGAAACGGTATTGCGGCGATATCCACAGGACAAAATCATCATGCATTATCATGATACGAGAGGAATGGCGATTGCTAATATTACCAGATCACTAGAACACGGGATTACCAGATTCGACAGTTCGATTGGCGGGTTGGGTGGTTGTCCATATGCTCCAGGAGCTGCTGGCAATGTAGCGACAAATGATGTGCTTTATCTGTTGCATGGTCTGGGAATAGATACAGGAGTCGATGAGAAGAAACTTCAGGAAGCCGCCTTTTATATCCAGAACAAATTGGGAAAAGCACTGCCAAGCAAGTCATTAACCTATGCAGCCAGTCAGGCTTGA
- a CDS encoding DUF4870 domain-containing protein yields the protein MNTENKILSSLNYFSIFFAPFLFPLIVYFVTKDGRVKYHARRALLSHIIPIIVIVLAIILGVIFGMYNSTGLATGTILIGYLIAGILYIVYLVWNVVQGIKIFS from the coding sequence ATGAATACGGAAAACAAAATTTTGTCATCCTTAAATTACTTTAGCATCTTTTTTGCCCCGTTTTTGTTTCCGCTTATCGTTTATTTTGTAACAAAGGATGGACGTGTCAAATACCATGCCCGACGTGCTTTGCTATCTCATATCATTCCGATCATCGTCATTGTTTTAGCCATTATTTTGGGTGTTATTTTTGGCATGTACAATTCTACGGGGCTTGCAACAGGGACGATTCTGATTGGCTATTTGATAGCAGGGATTTTATACATTGTTTACCTGGTTTGGAATGTCGTACAGGGAATAAAAATTTTTAGCTGA
- a CDS encoding LrgB family protein produces the protein MINLFIGVAAIIGTLLIYLFSIKVHQRINFSFTAPVIIATFLIIVGLLVFKIPYETYMVGGDWINKLLGPAVVALAYPLYQQRDTLRQLIIPILGGTLTGAVVGVSTGILLAKWAGFDKLIIYSLGPKSVTTPVAMAIADSTGGITPLAAVFVMIAGIGGVMISSFILKFFRVNHYLGKGVGLGCASHAMGTASAMESNPLEGSISTVAMVVSAVVVSIITPGLIVLWT, from the coding sequence ATGATTAATCTTTTCATCGGGGTAGCTGCGATTATTGGTACGCTATTAATCTATTTGTTTTCGATAAAAGTTCATCAACGGATTAATTTCAGTTTTACCGCACCTGTCATTATCGCCACGTTTCTCATTATTGTTGGATTATTAGTTTTTAAAATTCCTTATGAAACATATATGGTAGGCGGTGATTGGATTAATAAACTGCTTGGCCCCGCTGTTGTTGCGCTTGCCTATCCGCTTTACCAACAACGGGATACATTGCGACAACTAATCATACCAATTCTCGGCGGCACTTTAACTGGGGCGGTAGTTGGTGTTTCGACCGGTATATTGCTGGCAAAATGGGCTGGATTTGATAAATTAATTATTTACTCCCTTGGCCCCAAATCAGTAACAACACCAGTTGCAATGGCAATCGCTGACTCAACGGGAGGAATTACCCCACTTGCCGCTGTGTTTGTGATGATTGCCGGGATTGGTGGTGTCATGATCAGTTCCTTTATTTTAAAGTTTTTCCGTGTTAACCACTATTTAGGTAAGGGTGTAGGGCTGGGATGTGCCTCTCATGCGATGGGAACGGCCAGCGCGATGGAAAGTAATCCACTAGAGGGATCGATTAGTACAGTAGCTATGGTTGTTAGTGCAGTGGTTGTTTCGATTATCACACCAGGCTTGATTGTATTATGGACTTAA
- a CDS encoding CidA/LrgA family protein, which produces MQFCRVVVQIAILCVIYMIGNGIQDVLHLSIPGSVIGMILLFAMLSMNIIKEKWIKDGAGFFVKHLTFFFIPATVGILNYANIFAGKGSLLIVIILISTVLVMAGAGLVSQWIIRWKDVKDD; this is translated from the coding sequence TTGCAATTTTGTAGAGTTGTAGTGCAGATTGCTATTTTGTGCGTTATCTATATGATTGGTAACGGTATTCAAGACGTCCTTCATTTGTCGATACCAGGTAGTGTGATCGGTATGATACTATTATTCGCCATGTTATCCATGAATATTATCAAAGAGAAGTGGATCAAGGATGGGGCTGGTTTTTTTGTTAAACATCTGACCTTTTTCTTTATCCCGGCTACAGTGGGTATATTAAACTATGCCAATATATTCGCTGGCAAGGGGTCACTTTTAATCGTGATTATCCTAATAAGTACTGTACTGGTGATGGCCGGGGCGGGGCTTGTTAGTCAATGGATTATTCGCTGGAAGGATGTTAAGGATGATTAA
- a CDS encoding glycosyltransferase: MKKVGLVMRKIQFAEAQGPRVFADRLKQIGKELGVEIVFISPERHVSEYDHLPGYEYEKGDLVNYDIVLDKLDKENIDHVIYTVSGFTYLNMFIKHSVLFPHSIPDPALTGYEMMKPFYGIVDKAIVQTEYLKDKLMTTFDVKDVTVIPIGFNENMANKYFDPQQIIDNRILWIGRDEENRRPDLVFEYARKNPDKEVVMVFGGERYRESVKKYVIPDNVKLEFALSQDEIFALMNSAKVFWSCSKFDTYAMPLTEALAMGKIIVKPEHPCYRHISSQHAFSGNEQNWFELVNMAAASPYKVSQENRKYAFDNFSSTIMKQGYRDFFDAWL, translated from the coding sequence ATGAAAAAAGTTGGGCTGGTTATGCGTAAGATACAATTTGCAGAAGCACAAGGGCCACGTGTATTTGCTGATCGATTAAAGCAAATTGGCAAGGAATTGGGAGTGGAAATCGTTTTTATTTCCCCGGAGCGCCATGTCAGCGAATATGATCATCTTCCAGGTTACGAGTATGAAAAGGGTGATTTGGTCAATTACGACATTGTGCTGGATAAACTTGATAAGGAAAATATTGATCATGTTATATACACCGTATCGGGGTTTACCTATCTGAACATGTTTATTAAGCATAGTGTGCTTTTTCCACACAGTATCCCGGATCCGGCATTAACTGGTTATGAAATGATGAAGCCATTTTACGGGATAGTGGATAAGGCGATTGTGCAAACTGAATATTTAAAAGACAAATTGATGACAACATTTGATGTGAAGGATGTAACGGTTATTCCGATTGGTTTTAATGAGAATATGGCCAACAAATATTTTGACCCACAGCAAATCATCGATAACCGGATTCTCTGGATTGGCAGGGACGAGGAAAATCGCCGGCCCGATCTGGTTTTTGAATATGCACGAAAGAATCCGGATAAGGAAGTGGTGATGGTATTCGGTGGGGAGCGATATCGGGAAAGTGTTAAAAAATATGTCATACCGGATAATGTAAAATTGGAGTTTGCGCTGTCACAGGATGAGATTTTTGCATTGATGAATAGTGCCAAAGTGTTTTGGAGCTGCTCGAAATTTGATACCTATGCGATGCCCTTAACTGAGGCGTTAGCAATGGGAAAAATCATTGTAAAGCCAGAACACCCATGTTACAGGCATATTAGTTCGCAGCACGCTTTTTCCGGAAACGAGCAAAATTGGTTTGAGCTTGTCAATATGGCAGCTGCATCACCATACAAAGTCTCACAGGAAAACCGGAAGTACGCATTTGATAACTTTTCCAGCACCATCATGAAACAAGGCTACCGGGACTTTTTCGATGCCTGGCTATAG
- a CDS encoding O-acetyl-ADP-ribose deacetylase has translation MHVNMNGNELVLMVGDITDQQTDAIVNAANGTLLGGGGVDGAIHRKAGKELLAACKRIRSEVLHGAELPTGEVVITDGFELPASYVIHTVGPIWKKGDHEQDILLKSCYENSLNLALEKGLNSIAFPSISTGVYRFPIDRAAEIAMKTIINFLTAHPFGIVKMVLFSEQDYQTYQTALTRILNEHSGG, from the coding sequence ATGCACGTAAACATGAATGGAAATGAACTGGTACTAATGGTTGGGGATATCACCGATCAGCAAACAGATGCGATCGTTAATGCGGCTAATGGGACACTGCTTGGCGGGGGTGGCGTCGATGGTGCCATTCATCGGAAAGCAGGGAAAGAATTACTTGCTGCATGTAAAAGGATCCGGTCGGAGGTATTACATGGAGCGGAATTGCCAACTGGTGAGGTGGTTATTACCGATGGCTTTGAACTGCCGGCCAGTTATGTGATTCATACAGTCGGCCCCATTTGGAAAAAGGGAGATCATGAGCAGGATATTTTGCTGAAAAGCTGTTATGAAAATTCCTTGAACTTAGCCCTGGAGAAAGGGTTGAACAGTATTGCATTTCCATCTATATCGACAGGCGTTTATCGGTTTCCAATAGACCGGGCGGCCGAAATAGCTATGAAAACGATTATTAACTTTTTAACTGCACATCCATTTGGCATTGTCAAAATGGTATTGTTTTCCGAACAAGATTATCAAACATATCAAACCGCCCTCACCAGAATATTGAATGAACATAGTGGAGGGTGA
- the dapA gene encoding 4-hydroxy-tetrahydrodipicolinate synthase, which translates to MYFGQVLTAMVTPFNANGEVDYEATAALVQHLIANGSDGLVVGGTTGESPTLTTEEKLQVFKFVKDTVGEQIPVIAGTGSNNTHASIQLTQQAEEIGVDGVMLVTPYYNKPSQEGLFQHFKTIAQSTSLPVMLYNIPGRSVINMSPETIIALSKIDNIVSVKDAGGNLDDTAAIIQGTPVDFTLYSGDDSMTLPILSVGGTGVISVASHIIGNEMQAMVQHFKHGEVQQAAAMHRKLLPIMKALFEAPSPTPVKAALNITGIPVGGVRLPLVPLNETEMNTLRQVIPVRQTRAIS; encoded by the coding sequence ATGTATTTCGGTCAGGTATTAACTGCAATGGTAACGCCATTTAATGCCAATGGTGAGGTGGATTATGAAGCAACCGCTGCTTTAGTGCAACATTTGATTGCCAATGGATCAGATGGTTTGGTCGTAGGAGGAACAACGGGAGAATCACCTACGTTAACAACTGAAGAGAAACTGCAAGTATTTAAATTTGTTAAGGATACTGTAGGGGAACAGATCCCTGTGATCGCCGGAACAGGATCAAACAACACGCACGCATCTATCCAATTAACACAACAAGCAGAAGAGATCGGCGTTGACGGGGTCATGCTGGTTACCCCGTATTACAACAAACCATCACAGGAAGGATTGTTTCAGCATTTCAAGACAATCGCCCAATCTACATCATTGCCGGTAATGCTTTACAATATTCCCGGACGCAGTGTAATCAATATGTCACCGGAAACGATTATTGCCCTGTCGAAAATCGATAATATCGTTTCAGTGAAAGATGCCGGCGGGAATTTGGATGATACAGCGGCAATCATTCAGGGAACACCAGTTGATTTCACCTTATATAGTGGCGATGACAGTATGACCTTGCCCATATTATCTGTTGGCGGAACTGGGGTTATTTCCGTTGCATCGCACATTATCGGCAATGAGATGCAGGCAATGGTGCAACATTTTAAACATGGTGAGGTACAACAGGCCGCGGCAATGCATCGCAAACTTTTGCCGATCATGAAGGCATTATTCGAAGCGCCTAGCCCTACACCTGTAAAAGCTGCTTTAAACATAACTGGCATCCCGGTCGGCGGGGTTCGTTTACCACTCGTTCCATTAAATGAAACAGAAATGAATACGTTAAGACAAGTAATCCCTGTAAGACAAACGAGAGCTATCAGCTAA
- a CDS encoding tellurite resistance/C4-dicarboxylate transporter family protein — translation MIHFLKEKAEHLFSGYFAMVMATGALSIGSYLLGMHMIAKTLLVINIFAYIGLWTLMIIRIIYFLPNVLNDLTSHSKGPGFFTWVAGTSVFGSQLIIVGHHHVVSEYLFALAIILWLIIMYTFFTAVTVRKNKPTIAEGINGAWLIASVATQSIAILGTLLAPYVGGEAQRILLFYTLAMYFLGCMLYLNIITLIFYRFTFVEFKFEALTPPYWINMGAVAITTLAGSTLIMHADLLPFLHQITPFLKGFTLFFWITGTWWIPLLFILAIWRHIIHHYPLTYDPQFWGMAFPLAMYTTSTYQFSEALGLHFLLIIPKIMFVISIAAWAPGFIGLIHHVIVSFQRHNQHLS, via the coding sequence ATGATCCATTTTTTGAAGGAAAAAGCTGAGCATTTGTTTTCCGGTTATTTTGCAATGGTAATGGCAACTGGTGCATTATCAATAGGTTCATACCTGCTCGGAATGCATATGATTGCCAAGACATTGCTGGTTATAAACATATTTGCCTATATTGGATTATGGACACTAATGATTATTCGCATTATTTACTTCCTTCCAAATGTATTAAATGATTTAACCAGCCACTCGAAAGGGCCAGGTTTTTTTACATGGGTTGCGGGAACGTCAGTGTTTGGCAGTCAATTGATTATCGTTGGGCATCATCATGTCGTATCTGAGTACCTGTTTGCGCTGGCTATTATTTTATGGTTGATTATTATGTATACCTTTTTTACGGCGGTTACTGTACGCAAGAATAAGCCGACAATCGCTGAGGGAATTAATGGGGCATGGTTAATTGCTTCAGTTGCCACGCAGTCTATTGCTATTTTGGGAACATTATTGGCGCCTTACGTAGGCGGAGAGGCGCAACGAATCCTTTTGTTCTATACATTAGCCATGTATTTTCTAGGGTGTATGCTATATTTGAACATTATTACGTTAATCTTTTACCGGTTTACGTTCGTGGAGTTCAAGTTTGAGGCACTGACACCGCCGTATTGGATTAATATGGGGGCCGTTGCTATTACAACATTAGCAGGGTCAACATTGATTATGCATGCGGACTTATTGCCGTTTTTACATCAGATTACCCCGTTTTTAAAAGGCTTTACGTTATTCTTCTGGATTACGGGTACATGGTGGATTCCGTTACTTTTTATCCTGGCGATTTGGCGGCATATCATCCATCATTATCCACTGACTTATGATCCGCAATTTTGGGGAATGGCCTTTCCGCTGGCGATGTATACAACAAGTACATATCAGTTTTCTGAAGCATTGGGACTGCATTTTCTACTAATCATTCCTAAGATTATGTTCGTGATTTCCATCGCTGCATGGGCTCCTGGATTTATTGGTTTAATCCATCATGTCATCGTTTCTTTTCAAAGGCATAATCAGCACCTGTCCTGA
- a CDS encoding IS4 family transposase, translated as MDNHTIKTVFKEYIHPLDSKVTQKMVDHAELDKYVKKLDLLTFTNAFIYAQLKNLDSLKRISNTIKRKKTVQRLVGIENISKSQLSRKNRSIPHEIFEVILHHLIQKLHHILGPRMVSKELGKLHLIDSSTISMCLSQYEWADFRETKSGVKMHTSISFCDGISYPNKVNLTPARPADETQLDALIVADKNVLHVFDRGYFNFEKFEAYSKAGIRFVTRIKSNTVVHVIEEMPVDDTSPITRHAIIKIGNMKHELQLVETRDSEGNQIRIVCNDAKVSAQEISDLYRNRWQIELFFKWVKQHLVIKKLYGKSENAVYNQLYLAMITYCLTLLMKNRISYKGTLLEMLHWIRDCWDKSMTNFISEVFKPPEGTSRGRRRQEHERIFEETLAQYELGEIFHLDNLVYDPLI; from the coding sequence ATGGACAATCATACCATAAAAACTGTATTCAAGGAATACATTCATCCATTAGATTCAAAAGTAACCCAAAAAATGGTCGATCACGCAGAACTTGATAAGTATGTTAAAAAGCTTGATCTACTAACGTTTACCAATGCTTTTATCTATGCACAACTGAAAAACTTAGATAGTTTAAAACGAATAAGCAATACGATTAAACGCAAGAAAACAGTTCAAAGGCTAGTAGGTATTGAAAATATTAGTAAGTCACAGCTTTCTCGAAAAAACAGAAGTATCCCACATGAAATTTTTGAAGTGATTCTACATCATTTAATTCAGAAGTTGCACCATATACTTGGACCAAGAATGGTAAGTAAAGAACTTGGTAAGCTTCATTTGATTGATTCATCAACCATATCCATGTGCCTCAGTCAATATGAATGGGCAGATTTTCGAGAAACAAAATCTGGAGTGAAGATGCATACTTCCATTTCCTTTTGCGATGGCATTTCTTACCCAAATAAAGTAAATCTTACTCCGGCAAGACCTGCGGATGAAACACAGCTGGACGCATTGATTGTAGCGGATAAAAATGTGCTGCATGTGTTCGACCGTGGCTATTTCAACTTTGAAAAGTTTGAAGCCTACTCGAAAGCTGGTATTCGTTTTGTGACACGAATTAAATCAAATACTGTTGTGCATGTCATCGAGGAAATGCCGGTTGACGATACTTCTCCAATCACTCGACATGCGATTATAAAGATTGGAAACATGAAGCATGAACTGCAATTAGTAGAGACCCGAGATAGTGAAGGGAATCAAATTAGAATCGTGTGTAATGATGCAAAGGTGAGTGCACAGGAAATAAGCGACCTTTACCGAAATCGTTGGCAAATTGAATTATTTTTCAAATGGGTAAAGCAACACCTTGTAATCAAAAAGTTGTATGGAAAAAGTGAAAATGCCGTATACAATCAGCTCTATCTAGCGATGATCACGTACTGTTTAACACTGCTTATGAAGAACAGAATAAGCTATAAAGGCACACTACTAGAGATGCTTCACTGGATTCGTGATTGCTGGGATAAATCAATGACGAATTTTATTTCCGAAGTGTTTAAACCACCTGAAGGCACATCTAGAGGACGACGGCGGCAAGAACACGAACGAATCTTTGAAGAAACCCTAGCACAATATGAATTAGGAGAGATTTTTCATTTAGATAACTTGGTTTATGATCCACTCATTTAA